From Clavelina lepadiformis chromosome 9, kaClaLepa1.1, whole genome shotgun sequence, the proteins below share one genomic window:
- the LOC143471370 gene encoding uncharacterized protein LOC143471370, with protein sequence MSKLNETAHIKGPQLSDRKEVKCVNYADDTTLCLKNPADIHLALDLVDRFSKASGLTLNEAKTKRLAVNQPIDNPLFPKLSWTNTSIELLGYEIGNVIERQQWENLIPKVKEQLKILSTNYATYEAKAVLLKSKILPVITQVAKTYPPDQDIIGKLNNHVLQYVQGKETAVSIDILQRNKLEGGYRMPNIQVYADMTYVKSIQKYCLGRVMNEPMSTHDRYVEYQLGHVLANVLDVQKLNNIPHIAQPSPYYRKIREIVEKYKLSKVELASPKLGNTYSRIIKESTPETQSSEKNRIKWARIHNPLLPNYLKTFNYRCAWNLLPFRGKCGIFQINSDTSCAFCGIGPDTDYHTFRKCDKIKRLWVTVKMFAQKFANLNPAMTKIEDLESFNFKQIESEVTDQTLSALITMVKHQIWKTRNKFIYENKSPPTLDKLVTSIDRAFKYRLNQMAEGGRLELRLEPAFKLNDLMPP encoded by the coding sequence ATGTCTAAGCTCAATGAGACTGCACATATCAAAGGTCCTCAGTTAAGCGAcagaaaagaagtaaaatgcgtaaattaCGCTGACGACACAACGTTGTGTCTTAAAAACCCTGCTGATATCCATCTCGCGCTCGATTTAGTCGACAGATTTTCAAAGGCATCTGGCTTAACCTTAAACGAAGCTAAAACCAAAAGATTAGCTGTGAATCAACCGATAGACAACCCACTTTTCCCCAAATTATCCTGGACAAACACAAGTATAGAGTTATTGGGATATGAAATCGGAAACGTTATAGAACGCCAACAATGGGAAAACTTAATTCCAAAGGTAAAAGagcaactaaaaattttgagcaCAAACTATGCCACTTATGAAgctaaagcagttttattaaaatcaaaaatcctgCCAGTAATTACTCAGGTTGCGAAAACATACCCTCCAGACCAAGATATAATTGGGAAATTAAATAATCATGTTCTGCAATACGTGCAAGGCAAAGAAACAGCTGTTTCTATCGATATTTTACAACGCAATAAGTTAGAAGGCGGCTACCGAATGCCAAACATCCAAGTCTACGCCGATATGACTTATGTCAAATCGATACAAAAGTATTGCCTCGGTAGAGTAATGAACGAACCAATGTCGACACACGATCGATATGTGGAGTACCAATTAGGACACGTTTTAGCTAATGTACTTGATGTTCAGAAACTAAACAATATCCCGCACATCGCACAACCAAGTCCCTACTATAGGAAAATCcgggaaattgttgaaaaatacaaactaagtAAAGTTGAATTAGCCAGTCCAAAATTAGGAAACACGTACAGCCGAATAATCAAAGAAAGCACTCCAGAAACGCAGTCGAGTGAAAAAAACCGAATTAAATGGGCTAGGATTCACAATCCGCTTTTAccaaattacttgaaaacctTCAATTACAGATGCGCGTGGAATCTACTACCCTTTAGGGGAAAATGCGGTATTTTCCAAATTAACTCGGATACATCGTGCGCATTTTGCGGCATTGGTCCAGATACCGACTACCACACTTTCCgaaaatgcgacaagataAAACGACTTTGGGTTACAGTCAAAATGTTTGCGCAAAAATTCGCCAACCTCAACCCGGCTATGACAAAAATCGAAGATTtagaaagttttaactttaaacagaTTGAAAGCGAAGTAACGGACCAGACTTTGAGCGCATTGATCACCATGGTTaaacaccaaatatggaaaactagaaacaaatttatatatgAGAACAAATCTCCTCCAACCCTTGACAAATTGGTGACAAGCATAGACCGGGCCTTTAAATACAGATTAAATCAAATGGCAGAAGGTGGGAGACTGGAGCTGCGCTTAGAACCCGCTTTTAAATTGAATGATTTGATGCCACCGTAA